The following proteins are co-located in the Mycobacteriales bacterium genome:
- the sepH gene encoding septation protein SepH: MRDLRVLGVTADGEHVLLGAGAGRPSHRLAVDERLRAAIRGELGPPGESAAESALTPREIQARLRAGGSPEEIARAAGVPVTRVLRYAGPVLSERERVLDEAWAARMARARRGLSARPLGEAVATHLGAVSGLRAETIQWRAWRRDDSRWVVEVSYISRARRRHVEWLWHPVERHLEPLDATATSLGYVDERTTAVRPAASEPVRRRKATGRPKRVPAGKAAKPTPGRKPRTAVPPPPKSVGRTRAPRKAAAPAVPRTRAPRKAAAPAVTRTRAPRKAAAPAVTRTRKAAAPAVTRTRAPRKAAAPAVTRTRKAGAAKSPPRTVTAVKAPAREPVGAVAAAPVPATLPRARPGPGATGGRKGRATVPSWADVLLGGPAATTQGTARQRAGRGS, translated from the coding sequence GTGCGCGACCTGCGGGTCCTCGGAGTGACAGCCGACGGGGAGCACGTCCTGCTCGGCGCTGGCGCCGGTCGACCGAGCCACCGGCTGGCGGTCGACGAGCGGCTCAGGGCGGCCATCCGGGGCGAGCTCGGACCGCCGGGCGAGTCGGCGGCGGAGAGCGCCCTCACCCCCCGGGAGATCCAGGCCCGGCTGCGCGCCGGCGGCAGCCCCGAGGAAATCGCCCGGGCGGCCGGGGTGCCGGTCACCCGGGTCCTGCGCTACGCCGGCCCCGTGCTCTCCGAGCGGGAGCGGGTGCTCGACGAGGCCTGGGCCGCGCGGATGGCCCGGGCTCGGCGGGGGCTCTCGGCCAGGCCGCTCGGCGAGGCGGTCGCCACCCATCTCGGGGCGGTCTCCGGACTGCGTGCCGAGACCATCCAATGGCGGGCCTGGCGCCGGGACGACAGCCGCTGGGTGGTCGAGGTTAGCTACATCTCCCGGGCCCGCCGTCGCCACGTGGAGTGGCTCTGGCACCCCGTCGAGCGTCATCTCGAACCGCTGGATGCGACGGCGACGTCGCTGGGCTACGTCGACGAACGCACCACGGCGGTGCGACCCGCCGCGAGTGAGCCGGTGCGCCGGCGCAAGGCGACGGGTCGGCCGAAGCGCGTTCCGGCCGGAAAAGCCGCGAAACCGACCCCCGGCCGCAAGCCCCGTACCGCGGTGCCGCCGCCGCCCAAGAGCGTCGGCCGGACCCGCGCACCTCGCAAGGCTGCCGCCCCGGCGGTGCCCCGGACCCGCGCACCTCGCAAGGCTGCCGCCCCGGCGGTGACCCGGACCCGCGCACCTCGCAAGGCTGCCGCCCCGGCGGTGACCCGAACCCGCAAGGCTGCCGCCCCGGCGGTGACCCGAACCCGCGCACCTCGCAAGGCCGCCGCCCCGGCGGTGACCCGAACCCGCAAGGCCGGGGCGGCGAAGAGCCCTCCCAGGACGGTCACGGCCGTCAAGGCGCCCGCCCGGGAGCCGGTAGGCGCGGTTGCGGCGGCCCCGGTGCCCGCGACACTGCCGCGGGCCCGGCCGGGCCCGGGGGCTACGGGCGGGCGCAAGGGACGGGCCACGGTGCCGTCCTGGGCGGACGTGCTGCTAGGCGGCCCGGCAGCGACCACGCAGGGCACCGCCCGGCAGCGGGCCGGCCGCGGATCGTGA
- a CDS encoding NlpC/P60 family protein, which yields MAAVLPATAGAAPAASIGQVRAQIAALTVQEEQFTEAYDRSQVELAAAEQRVRELQDRVTRQLAATTKARAGIAALVSAAYRSGGFGQEMSVLTSSDPASFLTQASDLEQISRNQTAALDAFVSTLAELTQAQADVRHATEVQAWQTRQIAAARGRIESTITAERALLSRLTAAQQAAVAPVAASRSEARAPLSFNIPVDGRAAIAVRFAYAQIGKPYQWGGSGPDSYDCSGLTMQAWAAAGVALDHYAASQQSSTTPVSGGNLEPGDLIFFGYPAYHVGIYIGNGQMINALHSGTNVEIDSISGYTDAGRP from the coding sequence GTGGCAGCCGTCTTGCCGGCGACCGCCGGTGCCGCACCCGCCGCCTCGATTGGGCAGGTGCGTGCCCAGATTGCCGCGCTGACCGTCCAGGAGGAGCAGTTCACCGAGGCCTACGACCGGTCCCAGGTCGAGCTGGCGGCAGCCGAGCAGCGAGTTCGGGAGCTGCAAGACCGGGTGACCCGGCAGCTCGCGGCCACCACGAAGGCGCGTGCGGGCATCGCCGCCCTGGTCTCGGCCGCCTACCGGAGCGGCGGGTTCGGTCAGGAAATGTCGGTCCTCACCTCGAGCGATCCCGCGTCCTTCCTCACCCAGGCGTCAGACCTCGAACAGATCTCCCGCAACCAGACGGCGGCGCTGGACGCGTTCGTGTCGACCCTCGCCGAGCTCACCCAGGCCCAAGCCGATGTCCGCCACGCCACCGAGGTCCAGGCTTGGCAGACCCGGCAGATCGCGGCGGCCCGGGGGCGAATCGAGTCCACGATCACCGCGGAACGGGCGCTGCTGAGCCGGCTCACCGCCGCGCAGCAGGCGGCGGTCGCCCCGGTGGCGGCCTCGCGATCGGAGGCCCGAGCCCCACTCAGCTTCAACATCCCGGTCGACGGCCGGGCCGCGATCGCGGTCCGGTTCGCCTACGCCCAGATCGGTAAGCCCTACCAGTGGGGCGGATCCGGACCGGACAGCTACGACTGCTCCGGCCTGACCATGCAGGCCTGGGCGGCAGCCGGGGTGGCGCTCGACCACTACGCGGCCAGCCAGCAGTCCTCGACGACCCCCGTATCAGGCGGAAACCTCGAACCCGGAGACCTGATCTTTTTCGGCTATCCCGCCTATCACGTCGGCATCTACATCGGCAACGGGCAGATGATCAACGCGCTGCACTCCGGAACGAACGTCGAGATCGATTCGATAAGCGGGTACACGGACGCCGGTCGGCCGTAA
- a CDS encoding acyl-CoA carboxylase subunit beta: MTDDTLRQRAEQLAGIRADFLGMGGPDLVARQHSLGKLTVRERLDLLFDPGSFVETGLYAQAVDSPQSQNKRTPGDGCLTGVGKVDGRLVSVVAYDFTVLAGSIGMHGERKAARARDFAVKHGTAIVYLLDSAGARVTESVGAAFAGAGDLFREMTTMSGVIPQVAAMLGPCSAGTAYIPALCDFVPMVKGTSSMALAGVHLVRAATGEEVTEEEMGGSGVHNKISGVADRECADDAECLAVVREYLSFFPSRYGDAPPTQPSDDPVDRRAEELYEIVPANPRQAYDMRKVIRLLVDDGRFFAMKPDWARSVLTGFAHIDGRPVGILASQPMVMAGSLGIDAADKAARFINLCDSFDLPLVFLVDVPGFVVGKEVEHKGIIRHGAKMLFNVSEATVPKITVVLRKAYGAGYFVMAGRQYESDHLIAWPSAEFSVMGPEGAVNILFRKQLAAAGTESEREALRAELVAGVRAQIDPMLSAKMGFVDDIIDPADTRRHIATGLELAARKRVLRPARKRGVVPV, from the coding sequence ATGACCGATGACACGCTCCGCCAGCGAGCCGAGCAGCTGGCGGGGATCCGGGCGGACTTCCTCGGCATGGGCGGCCCTGATCTCGTCGCCCGCCAGCACAGCCTGGGCAAGCTCACCGTCCGGGAACGGCTCGATCTGCTCTTCGATCCGGGCAGCTTCGTCGAGACCGGCCTGTACGCGCAGGCGGTCGACTCGCCGCAGTCACAGAACAAGCGCACCCCCGGCGACGGGTGTCTCACCGGAGTCGGCAAGGTCGACGGCCGGCTGGTATCCGTCGTCGCCTACGACTTCACCGTCCTTGCCGGTTCGATCGGCATGCACGGCGAGCGCAAGGCGGCTAGGGCCCGGGACTTCGCGGTCAAGCACGGCACTGCGATCGTCTACCTACTGGACTCCGCGGGGGCCCGGGTCACCGAGAGCGTCGGTGCGGCCTTCGCTGGGGCGGGCGACCTGTTCCGCGAGATGACGACGATGAGCGGGGTGATCCCGCAGGTGGCGGCGATGCTGGGCCCCTGCTCGGCGGGGACCGCTTACATCCCCGCGCTGTGCGACTTCGTGCCGATGGTGAAAGGCACCAGTTCGATGGCGCTCGCCGGGGTGCACCTGGTCCGGGCGGCCACCGGAGAGGAGGTCACCGAGGAGGAGATGGGCGGCTCGGGGGTGCACAACAAAATCTCCGGGGTCGCCGACCGGGAGTGCGCGGACGACGCCGAATGCCTGGCCGTCGTCCGCGAGTACCTGTCGTTCTTCCCCAGCCGGTACGGGGACGCCCCGCCGACGCAGCCGAGCGACGACCCGGTCGACCGCCGGGCGGAGGAGCTTTACGAGATCGTGCCGGCGAACCCGCGCCAGGCCTACGACATGCGCAAGGTCATCCGGCTGCTCGTCGACGACGGCCGCTTCTTTGCGATGAAGCCGGACTGGGCGAGATCGGTCCTCACCGGGTTCGCGCACATCGACGGTCGGCCGGTGGGGATCCTCGCCTCGCAGCCGATGGTCATGGCTGGTTCCCTCGGGATCGACGCCGCCGACAAGGCTGCCCGGTTCATCAACCTCTGCGACTCCTTCGACCTGCCGCTGGTGTTCCTCGTGGACGTGCCGGGCTTCGTGGTCGGCAAGGAGGTCGAACACAAGGGGATCATTCGGCACGGCGCGAAGATGCTGTTCAACGTCAGCGAAGCGACCGTACCCAAGATCACAGTCGTGCTACGCAAGGCGTATGGGGCGGGGTACTTCGTTATGGCTGGGAGGCAGTACGAGAGCGACCACCTGATTGCGTGGCCGTCCGCGGAATTCTCCGTCATGGGGCCCGAAGGCGCCGTGAACATCTTGTTCCGCAAGCAGTTGGCCGCGGCCGGGACGGAGTCCGAGCGGGAGGCGCTGCGCGCGGAACTCGTCGCCGGGGTACGCGCCCAGATCGATCCGATGCTCTCGGCGAAGATGGGGTTCGTCGACGACATCATCGACCCGGCTGACACCCGGCGGCACATCGCCACGGGCCTGGAGCTCGCGGCCCGCAAGCGCGTGCTGCGGCCGGCCCGCAAGCGCGGCGTCGTCCCCGTCTGA
- a CDS encoding DEDD exonuclease domain-containing protein codes for MTTGQQTVARQASFADLGTLLVDVTFVVVDLETTGGSPAAAAITEIGAVKVRGGEPLGEFHTLVNPQTSIPPFIAVLTGITEAMVATAPGLAAVLPDFLGWAGTSVLVAHNAPFDLGFLRAGCSRLDLAWPGFDSVDTARLARRVLTRDEAPDCRLATLARLFRTSATPTHRALDDARATVDVLHGLIARLGGLGVHTLEELRAFSSLVTPALRRKRRLAEGLPHAPGVYMFRDGRGRILYVGKSRDVATRVRSYFAGSERRARIAEMVGIAERVDYLPCAHGLEADVRELRLIAEHKPPYNKRSRFPERASYLVLTDEPFPRLSILRRSPATDTVWLGPFPSARAAELARDAVHETFPLRRCTPRLARGRPRPRCALADLGRCPAPCDGELEVEDYRPLVDAVAGAMRADPEPVIDATRARIRELVSAERFEEAGSARDRLACFLRAAVRRQRLTGLLAVGRLVAAQPADGGYDFAVVEAGRLIAADASPAGSPPARHLTALLASLPAVRTSDGSSAGPPGADGSAEEMECVLSWLERPGTRLVQLDGVYACPLQGPLRWRGWLEQLAGAAGAADPLADRRRIRPQR; via the coding sequence ATGACGACGGGGCAGCAGACGGTCGCCCGGCAGGCCAGTTTCGCCGATCTCGGCACACTGCTCGTCGACGTCACCTTCGTCGTCGTCGACCTCGAGACGACCGGCGGGTCCCCGGCCGCCGCCGCGATCACCGAGATCGGGGCGGTGAAGGTCCGTGGCGGGGAACCGCTCGGCGAGTTCCACACCCTGGTCAACCCGCAGACCTCGATCCCCCCATTCATCGCGGTACTCACCGGGATCACCGAGGCGATGGTGGCCACGGCGCCCGGACTGGCCGCCGTGCTCCCGGATTTTCTCGGCTGGGCCGGAACGTCGGTTCTGGTCGCACACAACGCGCCGTTCGACCTCGGGTTCCTCCGGGCCGGTTGCAGCCGCCTCGACCTGGCCTGGCCAGGTTTCGACTCGGTCGACACTGCCCGGCTCGCCCGGCGGGTACTGACCCGCGACGAGGCGCCGGATTGCCGGCTCGCGACGCTGGCCCGGCTCTTCCGGACCTCCGCCACCCCCACCCACCGGGCCCTCGACGACGCCCGGGCAACGGTCGACGTGTTGCACGGGCTGATCGCCCGGCTCGGCGGCCTCGGCGTGCACACGCTCGAGGAGCTGCGCGCCTTCTCCTCGCTGGTCACGCCGGCCCTTCGACGCAAGCGCCGGCTCGCCGAAGGCCTACCGCATGCCCCCGGGGTCTACATGTTCCGCGACGGACGGGGCCGCATCCTCTATGTCGGCAAGAGCCGGGACGTGGCCACCCGGGTCCGCAGCTACTTCGCCGGCTCCGAGCGCAGGGCCCGGATCGCGGAAATGGTCGGGATCGCCGAGCGGGTGGACTACCTGCCCTGCGCGCACGGTCTCGAGGCCGATGTCCGGGAGCTGCGCCTGATCGCCGAACACAAACCGCCGTACAACAAGCGCTCGCGCTTCCCCGAGCGCGCCAGCTACCTCGTTCTCACCGACGAGCCGTTCCCTCGGCTGAGCATCCTGCGCCGGTCGCCGGCGACGGACACGGTCTGGCTCGGCCCATTTCCGTCCGCCCGGGCCGCGGAGCTGGCCCGGGACGCGGTGCACGAGACCTTCCCGCTCCGCCGCTGCACGCCTCGGCTCGCCCGGGGGCGCCCGCGCCCCCGCTGCGCCCTCGCCGACCTCGGCCGGTGCCCGGCGCCGTGCGACGGCGAGCTCGAGGTCGAGGACTACCGGCCGCTCGTCGACGCGGTCGCCGGCGCGATGCGCGCGGACCCCGAGCCGGTGATCGATGCCACGCGGGCCCGGATCCGAGAGCTGGTGTCGGCCGAGCGTTTCGAGGAAGCGGGCTCCGCCCGGGACCGGCTCGCCTGTTTCCTGCGCGCCGCCGTCCGCCGGCAACGGCTCACCGGGCTGCTGGCCGTGGGCCGGCTCGTGGCCGCCCAACCGGCCGACGGCGGCTACGACTTCGCCGTCGTCGAGGCCGGCCGGCTGATCGCGGCGGATGCGTCGCCCGCGGGGTCACCCCCGGCCCGGCACTTGACGGCGCTTCTCGCGTCACTCCCGGCGGTACGGACGAGTGACGGCTCGTCCGCCGGGCCGCCGGGTGCCGACGGCTCGGCCGAGGAGATGGAGTGTGTCCTGAGCTGGCTGGAGCGGCCGGGGACGCGGCTCGTCCAGCTCGACGGGGTGTACGCGTGCCCGCTCCAGGGCCCGCTGCGCTGGCGCGGCTGGCTGGAGCAGCTCGCCGGAGCGGCCGGAGCCGCGGATCCGCTCGCCGACCGTCGCCGGATCCGCCCGCAACGCTGA
- a CDS encoding Lrp/AsnC ligand binding domain-containing protein, protein MITAIVLVKAAVDRIPEVAEAISALPSVSEVYSVTGEFDLIVMVRVRQHDELAEAIADRLNKVAGITSTETHVAFRSYSRHDLEAAFALGSDG, encoded by the coding sequence ATGATCACCGCCATCGTGCTCGTCAAGGCCGCCGTCGATCGGATCCCCGAGGTGGCCGAAGCGATCTCCGCCCTGCCGTCGGTGAGTGAGGTGTACTCGGTAACCGGCGAGTTCGACCTCATCGTCATGGTCCGGGTCCGGCAACACGACGAGCTCGCCGAGGCGATCGCCGACCGGCTCAACAAGGTGGCCGGCATCACCTCCACCGAAACCCACGTCGCCTTCCGGTCCTACAGTCGCCACGACCTCGAAGCCGCCTTCGCCCTCGGCTCCGACGGCTGA
- the trpD gene encoding anthranilate phosphoribosyltransferase produces MPGWAELLATLIEGRSLAATDTTWAMREIMSGEATPAQVAGFAVALRAKGETAEEVAGLVAAMLAEVAPLRVPGPAVDTCGTGGDRAHTVNISTMAAVVARGAGATVVKHGNRAASSACGSADLLEALGVVVDLAPDGVARCVAETGIGFCFAPVFHPALRHTSAARRELGIPTVFNFLGPLTNPALPGAQAVGVSDARMAGVVAGVLAARGVAALVFRGEDGLDELTTTTSSRVWVVAGGEVVEATLDPARLGFAAPPPGALTGGSAADNAEVARGVFGGARGPVRDAVLLNTAAALVALDGPRVDSLLEQLADGVARATASVDSGAAADALERWVAASRDAADA; encoded by the coding sequence GTGCCCGGCTGGGCGGAACTGCTCGCGACCTTGATCGAGGGGCGCTCACTCGCGGCCACGGACACCACCTGGGCGATGCGCGAGATCATGAGCGGGGAGGCGACACCGGCCCAGGTCGCGGGGTTCGCGGTGGCCCTACGGGCCAAGGGCGAGACCGCCGAGGAGGTCGCCGGGCTCGTCGCGGCCATGCTCGCCGAGGTTGCTCCGCTCCGGGTGCCCGGTCCGGCCGTGGACACCTGCGGGACCGGCGGCGACCGTGCGCACACGGTGAACATCTCGACGATGGCGGCCGTGGTGGCCCGCGGCGCCGGCGCGACGGTGGTCAAGCACGGCAACCGGGCGGCTTCCTCCGCCTGCGGGTCCGCTGACCTGCTCGAGGCCCTGGGCGTCGTCGTCGACCTGGCGCCGGACGGCGTCGCGCGGTGCGTCGCCGAGACCGGCATCGGCTTCTGTTTCGCCCCGGTGTTTCACCCAGCGCTGCGGCACACGTCAGCGGCGCGCCGCGAGCTGGGTATCCCGACGGTGTTCAACTTCCTCGGGCCGTTGACCAATCCGGCGCTTCCGGGCGCGCAAGCCGTGGGGGTCTCGGATGCCCGGATGGCCGGCGTGGTGGCTGGGGTTCTCGCCGCCCGGGGGGTTGCGGCGCTGGTGTTCCGCGGCGAGGACGGTCTCGACGAGCTGACCACGACCACCTCGTCGCGGGTCTGGGTGGTGGCCGGCGGCGAGGTGGTCGAGGCGACGCTCGACCCCGCTCGGCTCGGGTTCGCCGCCCCGCCGCCCGGGGCTTTGACCGGGGGGAGCGCGGCGGACAACGCCGAGGTGGCGCGGGGCGTGTTCGGCGGGGCCAGGGGTCCGGTGCGCGACGCGGTCCTGCTCAACACGGCGGCCGCGCTCGTCGCCCTCGACGGCCCCCGGGTCGACAGCCTGCTCGAGCAGCTCGCCGACGGCGTGGCCCGGGCGACCGCCTCGGTCGACTCCGGGGCGGCGGCCGACGCGCTCGAACGGTGGGTCGCCGCCAGCCGCGACGCGGCCGACGCCTGA
- a CDS encoding heme-copper oxidase subunit III, with amino-acid sequence MTSVGTIVWLSSELMFFAALFAMYFTVRSVSTVWPAHGVVLDIKAAAPFTIVLVLSSVTCQLGVFAAERGDIAGLRFWFIVTFFMGSVFIGGQAYEYFVHNQFSLASHPYGSVYYVTTGFHGLHVLGGLVAFVFVLLRTSFGRFTPEKATTAIVVSYYWHFVDVVWIGLFTTIYLIR; translated from the coding sequence ATGACCAGCGTCGGGACCATCGTCTGGCTGTCCAGCGAGTTGATGTTCTTCGCCGCGCTTTTCGCGATGTATTTCACCGTCCGCAGCGTCAGTACGGTGTGGCCCGCGCACGGTGTCGTTCTCGATATCAAGGCCGCCGCCCCGTTCACGATCGTCCTCGTGCTCTCCAGCGTCACCTGCCAGCTGGGCGTGTTCGCGGCCGAGCGTGGGGACATTGCCGGCCTGCGTTTCTGGTTCATCGTCACGTTCTTCATGGGGTCGGTGTTCATCGGCGGCCAGGCCTACGAATACTTCGTGCATAACCAGTTCTCGCTCGCCAGCCACCCGTACGGCTCGGTGTACTACGTGACCACCGGGTTCCACGGGCTGCATGTGCTCGGCGGCCTGGTCGCGTTCGTCTTCGTCCTTCTGCGCACCAGTTTCGGACGTTTCACCCCGGAGAAGGCCACCACCGCGATCGTCGTTTCGTATTACTGGCACTTCGTCGATGTGGTGTGGATCGGACTGTTCACCACGATCTACCTGATCCGTTGA
- a CDS encoding cytochrome c, which produces MTSSRPADASGRGRRSRRLSSYGVLLVSLAALGGLYAAVAPSGNAANRLPGVGAQTVSYGRQLYEVSCASCHGLNAEGGSNAPSLIGVGAAAVDFQVGTGRMPAATHQAAEEPRKPPRFSQDQIHALAAYVASLAPGPAIPSDLNYQATDPALGGDLFRTNCAACHNAIGSGGDLTYGAYAPSLSQATPTQIYEAMLTGPEQMPPFSNSQLSSREKLSIINYLMTTRNEANPGGNGLGRIGPIPEGAVGWIAGIGLLVGVTVWIGARA; this is translated from the coding sequence GTGACGTCCAGCCGGCCCGCAGACGCTTCGGGCCGCGGCCGGCGGTCCCGGCGGCTGTCGAGCTACGGGGTCCTGCTCGTCTCGCTCGCTGCCCTCGGTGGCCTCTACGCGGCGGTCGCGCCCAGCGGGAACGCCGCGAATCGCCTACCCGGTGTCGGCGCGCAGACCGTTAGCTATGGGCGTCAGCTCTACGAAGTGAGCTGCGCCAGCTGCCACGGGCTCAACGCGGAGGGTGGAAGCAACGCACCGAGCCTCATCGGGGTCGGTGCGGCCGCGGTCGACTTCCAGGTCGGGACCGGCCGAATGCCCGCCGCCACCCATCAGGCCGCCGAGGAGCCCCGCAAGCCGCCCCGGTTCAGCCAGGACCAGATCCACGCGCTCGCCGCCTATGTCGCCTCGCTAGCGCCCGGGCCGGCGATTCCCAGCGACCTGAACTACCAGGCGACGGACCCGGCGCTCGGTGGGGATCTGTTCCGGACGAACTGCGCGGCCTGTCACAACGCGATCGGCTCGGGGGGCGACCTAACCTACGGGGCGTACGCACCGTCGCTCAGCCAGGCGACGCCCACCCAGATCTACGAGGCCATGCTCACCGGGCCGGAGCAGATGCCGCCGTTCTCGAACAGCCAACTCTCCAGCCGCGAAAAGCTCTCGATCATCAACTACCTCATGACCACGCGGAACGAGGCCAACCCCGGGGGCAACGGACTCGGTCGGATCGGGCCGATTCCGGAAGGTGCGGTCGGCTGGATCGCCGGGATCGGGCTCCTCGTCGGGGTCACCGTGTGGATCGGGGCCCGGGCATGA
- a CDS encoding Rieske 2Fe-2S domain-containing protein has translation MTDEQPPPVRRPGPLRRIGRRAEPAAPMPAPNRAAEAQTPDPLAHVTVYSRTDDDPIEAKRGERIVAALFLLSAIGSLGFCAIWFFTSVSGANLAHLRRVNFLMGAALGAALCGTGAAFIVWAKRLMPHVKYVQEREPMHSTPEDELAAEKVVLDGATSMGIARRPLVLRSAGLALGVLGLPAIVALRDMGPALKDTLRTTAWTAGDRMVDINTGRPIMLGDLEMGGYVTVMPEGSTDTNANALTPTLLIRLRPGENRPLPGRESWAAADHVAYSKICTHAGCPIGLYEEQTHHMLCPCHQSTFLATEGAKVIFGPAARSLPQLPIMLDAAGYFRAQSPFHEPCGPSFWERG, from the coding sequence ATGACGGACGAGCAGCCCCCACCGGTGCGCCGACCGGGGCCGCTGCGCCGGATCGGCCGCCGCGCCGAGCCGGCGGCACCCATGCCTGCGCCCAACCGGGCGGCGGAGGCGCAAACCCCCGACCCGCTCGCGCACGTCACCGTCTACTCGCGAACCGACGACGACCCGATCGAGGCCAAGCGCGGGGAACGGATCGTGGCGGCGCTGTTCCTGCTCTCCGCGATCGGCTCGCTGGGTTTCTGTGCCATCTGGTTTTTCACCAGCGTGAGCGGGGCCAACCTGGCACACCTGCGCCGGGTCAACTTCCTCATGGGCGCCGCACTGGGCGCGGCGTTGTGCGGGACCGGGGCCGCGTTCATCGTCTGGGCGAAGCGGCTCATGCCGCACGTGAAGTACGTCCAGGAGCGCGAGCCGATGCACTCCACGCCCGAGGACGAGCTCGCGGCGGAGAAGGTTGTCCTCGACGGCGCCACCTCGATGGGCATCGCTCGCCGGCCCCTCGTCCTGCGCTCCGCCGGGCTCGCGCTCGGCGTCCTCGGGCTGCCGGCGATCGTCGCTCTCCGTGACATGGGCCCGGCGCTGAAGGACACGCTGCGGACGACCGCCTGGACGGCGGGCGACCGGATGGTCGACATCAACACCGGTCGACCGATCATGCTCGGCGACCTGGAGATGGGCGGGTACGTCACGGTGATGCCCGAGGGCAGCACCGACACGAACGCCAACGCACTGACCCCGACCCTGCTGATCCGGCTACGACCCGGCGAGAACCGGCCGCTGCCGGGCCGCGAGTCGTGGGCGGCCGCGGACCACGTGGCCTACTCGAAGATCTGCACACACGCCGGATGCCCGATCGGTCTGTACGAGGAGCAGACGCATCACATGCTCTGCCCCTGCCACCAGTCCACCTTCCTCGCCACCGAGGGCGCGAAGGTCATCTTCGGGCCGGCGGCGCGCTCCCTGCCGCAGCTGCCGATCATGCTCGACGCCGCCGGCTACTTCCGGGCCCAGAGCCCCTTCCACGAGCCCTGCGGACCGAGCTTCTGGGAGCGCGGGTGA